Proteins from one Niallia circulans genomic window:
- a CDS encoding PTS sugar transporter subunit IIB: protein MKKLLLVCAAGMSTSLLVNKMKDAAEEKGISIEIFALPVSECQSVADQVDVVLLGPQVRYQKPQVESIIAGRVPVEVIDMRAYGTMNGKAVLERALELL, encoded by the coding sequence ATGAAAAAGCTTTTATTAGTTTGTGCAGCAGGAATGTCTACAAGTTTGTTAGTTAACAAGATGAAGGATGCGGCAGAGGAAAAGGGAATAAGCATTGAAATTTTTGCCTTGCCTGTATCAGAATGCCAAAGTGTTGCTGATCAAGTCGATGTTGTTTTGTTAGGGCCTCAGGTTCGTTACCAAAAGCCACAGGTGGAGTCCATTATTGCGGGCAGAGTACCGGTAGAGGTAATTGATATGAGAGCATATGGAACGATGAATGGCAAAGCTGTTTTAGAAAGAGCGCTTGAACTGCTGTAA
- a CDS encoding MurR/RpiR family transcriptional regulator, producing the protein MFTKEMVQTFNELEMVLYNFITKNSDKVIYMRIRELSDQTHVSTSSILRFCRKLNCDGFSEFKVKLKLFLDRNEQENLKSTKYYLSEFLERTMKGNFESHIQKMAELVLRTDKIIFVGTGSSGILAEYGARYFSSLGKFSSYIKDPFYPINSKELKNSTSIILSVSGETDFTLNLANQLKIEGSNIVSITNNKNCQLAKISDINIAYYVTEVFLGDSNITSQMPVMYILEESAHIIQQNLKKPAT; encoded by the coding sequence CTGTTTACAAAAGAGATGGTCCAAACATTTAATGAATTGGAAATGGTTCTTTACAACTTCATCACGAAAAACAGCGATAAGGTCATTTATATGCGGATAAGAGAGCTATCGGATCAAACCCATGTATCCACCTCAAGTATTTTACGTTTTTGCCGAAAGCTGAACTGTGATGGCTTTTCAGAATTTAAAGTGAAGCTCAAGCTGTTTTTGGACAGAAATGAGCAAGAGAATTTAAAATCTACAAAGTACTATCTATCTGAGTTTCTTGAACGGACGATGAAGGGAAATTTCGAATCACATATTCAAAAAATGGCAGAGCTTGTGCTGCGGACAGACAAAATCATTTTTGTAGGCACAGGGAGCTCAGGAATACTCGCTGAATATGGCGCAAGGTATTTTTCTAGTCTTGGCAAATTTTCCTCTTATATTAAAGATCCTTTTTATCCCATAAACAGCAAAGAATTAAAAAACAGCACTTCCATCATTCTCTCTGTTTCTGGTGAGACAGATTTCACCCTTAATTTAGCTAACCAACTTAAAATAGAAGGCTCCAACATTGTAAGTATCACGAACAACAAAAACTGCCAGCTTGCAAAAATCTCAGACATAAACATAGCCTATTATGTGACAGAAGTGTTTTTGGGCGATTCTAATATCACCTCCCAAATGCCGGTTATGTACATATTAGAAGAAAGCGCTCACATAATTCAGCAAAATTTAAAAAAACCTGCTACGTAA
- a CDS encoding DUF3231 family protein — MPEQKIELTSTEIASLWTSYMNNTMSKCVLSHMKQYITDEEIAEVVESAYTISIKEVDKLEQIFREEKFAQPYGFTDKDVYLDAPALFTDTFSLLYINHMAKAGMLAYSGFTAMSFREDIIEHFILSLQLTVKLYKHSNDVLRKKGLLVRSPYIMPPANKDYIDSNSYLSGLNIFHKKRPLNAIEISHLFMNIQTNNIGYKISLAFGQTSDNKDVQGYMVRGKDISQKHVKLFADTLIDSNIQSPMSSDIGITQSTIRTFSDKLMMFHMALLSASGIGNYATAAGASQRSDIAINYERLSFEIAQYAKTGANIMIENSWLEQPPATADREKLIKEKQSE; from the coding sequence ATGCCAGAACAGAAGATTGAGCTTACCTCAACTGAGATAGCTTCGTTATGGACCTCTTATATGAATAACACGATGAGTAAATGTGTGCTGAGCCATATGAAGCAGTATATTACAGATGAAGAAATAGCTGAGGTTGTGGAAAGTGCATATACAATCTCTATCAAGGAAGTGGATAAGCTTGAGCAAATTTTTAGGGAAGAGAAGTTTGCACAGCCATATGGCTTTACAGATAAAGACGTCTACCTTGATGCCCCTGCTTTATTTACAGATACCTTCTCTTTACTATATATAAATCATATGGCAAAAGCAGGGATGCTTGCCTACAGTGGTTTCACTGCGATGAGCTTTAGGGAAGATATCATAGAGCATTTTATTTTATCCCTGCAATTAACTGTTAAGCTTTATAAGCACAGCAATGATGTGTTAAGGAAAAAGGGTCTGTTAGTACGGTCACCTTACATAATGCCACCTGCAAATAAAGATTATATTGACAGTAACAGCTATTTAAGCGGACTAAATATCTTCCATAAAAAGCGTCCATTAAATGCAATAGAGATATCTCATTTATTTATGAATATCCAGACGAATAATATTGGCTATAAAATAAGTCTTGCCTTTGGGCAAACTTCTGATAACAAGGATGTTCAGGGCTATATGGTTCGTGGGAAGGATATTTCGCAAAAACATGTAAAACTATTTGCGGACACTTTAATTGATAGCAATATCCAGAGTCCGATGTCATCTGATATTGGGATAACACAATCAACAATCAGGACATTCTCTGATAAATTAATGATGTTTCATATGGCTTTATTGAGTGCATCAGGAATAGGCAATTATGCAACAGCTGCTGGTGCGAGCCAAAGAAGTGACATTGCTATTAATTATGAACGCCTTTCCTTTGAAATAGCTCAATATGCGAAAACTGGCGCAAATATTATGATTGAAAACAGCTGGCTTGAGCAGCCTCCAGCAACAGCCGATAGGGAAAAACTTATTAAAGAGAAGCAATCGGAGTAA
- a CDS encoding GrpB family protein produces MRKIAVCTYKEEWRFLFEEEKREIKKIFGHELLEIHHIGSTSITGMKAKPVIDIMPVVKNIHNVEKFYNELAELGYEAKGENGIPGRRYLQKGGDERTHHVHIYERDNKDILRHLAFRDYLRVNKEDATQYGDLKEALAKKYPNNITAYIMGKHELTTALEQKALAWAHCINTSNLKLK; encoded by the coding sequence ATGCGCAAAATCGCGGTGTGCACATATAAGGAAGAGTGGCGTTTTCTGTTTGAAGAAGAAAAACGGGAGATTAAGAAGATATTCGGGCATGAACTACTGGAAATACATCATATAGGAAGCACAAGTATAACTGGCATGAAGGCAAAGCCTGTTATAGATATTATGCCTGTTGTGAAAAATATACATAATGTGGAGAAATTTTATAACGAGTTGGCTGAATTGGGTTATGAAGCGAAGGGTGAGAACGGAATTCCTGGCAGAAGATACTTGCAAAAAGGCGGAGATGAACGCACACATCATGTCCATATTTATGAAAGAGATAATAAGGATATACTCCGTCATCTTGCATTTCGTGATTATTTGCGTGTAAACAAAGAGGATGCTACACAATATGGTGATTTAAAAGAGGCTTTAGCAAAAAAGTATCCGAATAATATTACCGCTTATATAATGGGAAAGCATGAGCTAACAACCGCTCTTGAACAAAAGGCATTAGCTTGGGCACACTGCATAAATACCTCTAACCTTAAACTAAAATGA
- a CDS encoding recombinase family protein produces MIIGYMRPAQGDTDCKLQEQKLTGLCARLVKEEHSSAKKRVVLYQLLEQLNKGDKIVVCKLFTLADSSRHLFELLEVLEQKGAFLQTLHEDIDMEHKKEYSLKKMVGHLVEFQNEIISERTKKGMEFAKKKGISTGRPRKADENVKKAIEMYQSKRYSLKEIKESTGISKSTLYRYLEN; encoded by the coding sequence ATGATAATTGGCTATATGCGGCCTGCCCAAGGGGATACGGATTGTAAGCTTCAGGAACAGAAGCTAACTGGCTTATGCGCAAGGTTAGTAAAAGAAGAGCATTCCTCAGCAAAAAAAAGAGTGGTGCTTTACCAACTGCTGGAGCAGTTAAATAAGGGCGACAAAATTGTCGTATGCAAATTGTTTACACTTGCAGACTCAAGCAGGCATCTTTTTGAATTACTGGAAGTTCTCGAGCAAAAGGGAGCCTTTTTACAAACATTGCATGAAGATATTGATATGGAACATAAAAAGGAATATTCCTTAAAGAAAATGGTCGGACATTTAGTTGAGTTCCAAAATGAAATCATCAGTGAACGAACGAAAAAGGGGATGGAATTTGCGAAGAAAAAGGGGATATCGACAGGTAGACCCCGCAAAGCAGATGAAAATGTAAAAAAGGCTATTGAGATGTATCAGAGTAAAAGATATAGCTTGAAAGAAATTAAAGAGTCTACAGGTATAAGTAAATCTACTTTATACCGCTATTTAGAAAACTAA
- a CDS encoding SulP family inorganic anion transporter — MIEKIKREWFFNVRADILSGIVVALALIPEAIAFSIIAGVDPMVGLYASFCIAIIISFAGGRPAMISAATGAMALLMGPLVRDYGLQYLFAATVLTGVFQVIFGIFKIAKLMKFIPRAVMIGFVNSLAILIFMAQMPHFLGISNMTYVFVAITLLIVYILPRYVKVVPAPLIAIIVLTIVSIFGNMQLETVGDLGNITKTLPSFLIPDIPFNFETLAIIFPYSIAMAVVGLLESLLTASILDDATDTDSNKNREARGQGIANIITGFFGGMAGCAMIGQSGINVRSGGRGRLSTFVAGAFLMFLIIVLGDLVVQIPMPVLVGIMIMVCIGTFDWSSFKYLVKAPRTDAIVMLVTVIIVVATHDLSKGVIAGVILSAVFFAAKLSHVNVTKKYTENEQKFYVQGQLFFASVDSFVTAFNNEHQHKNIVIDFSESRIWDDSAVGAIDKVVLKLRENDNTVNIIGLDSASKNLVDKLAIFQNQDAKPSGS, encoded by the coding sequence TTGATAGAAAAAATAAAACGTGAATGGTTTTTCAATGTCAGAGCGGATATTCTTTCAGGTATCGTTGTTGCATTGGCATTGATTCCAGAAGCAATTGCCTTCTCGATTATTGCAGGTGTTGACCCAATGGTTGGGTTATATGCTTCCTTCTGTATTGCTATAATTATTTCTTTTGCTGGCGGCAGACCTGCGATGATTTCTGCAGCAACAGGGGCGATGGCTTTGCTGATGGGACCACTAGTAAGAGATTACGGGCTGCAATATTTGTTTGCAGCAACAGTTCTTACAGGAGTTTTTCAGGTGATTTTCGGTATCTTTAAAATTGCCAAGCTAATGAAGTTTATACCAAGAGCAGTTATGATTGGGTTTGTGAATTCCCTTGCCATCTTAATATTTATGGCACAAATGCCCCATTTTCTTGGGATTTCCAATATGACGTATGTTTTCGTGGCGATTACTTTATTGATTGTATATATTTTGCCTAGATATGTTAAAGTCGTACCAGCACCTTTAATTGCTATTATCGTGTTAACAATTGTATCTATCTTTGGAAATATGCAGCTTGAAACTGTAGGCGATTTAGGCAATATAACAAAAACCTTGCCTTCATTCTTGATTCCAGATATTCCATTCAACTTTGAAACACTTGCTATCATTTTTCCATATAGCATTGCCATGGCAGTTGTAGGATTACTAGAGTCACTGCTAACAGCGAGTATTCTTGATGATGCAACAGACACAGACAGCAATAAGAACAGAGAAGCTAGAGGACAGGGGATCGCTAACATCATTACTGGCTTCTTCGGTGGTATGGCTGGCTGTGCTATGATTGGCCAATCTGGAATTAATGTAAGATCAGGGGGCAGAGGCAGACTTTCCACCTTTGTCGCAGGAGCTTTCTTAATGTTTTTAATCATTGTGTTAGGCGATCTTGTTGTCCAAATACCAATGCCAGTGCTTGTTGGCATTATGATTATGGTTTGTATCGGCACATTTGATTGGTCTTCCTTCAAGTACTTAGTAAAAGCTCCGCGAACAGACGCAATTGTCATGCTTGTTACAGTGATTATTGTAGTTGCTACACATGACTTGTCAAAAGGAGTCATTGCAGGTGTTATTTTGAGTGCCGTCTTTTTTGCAGCGAAGCTATCACATGTTAATGTTACGAAGAAGTACACAGAAAATGAGCAAAAATTCTATGTGCAGGGCCAACTGTTTTTTGCATCTGTCGACAGCTTTGTAACAGCATTTAACAACGAACACCAGCACAAAAATATCGTTATTGATTTTTCCGAATCACGTATTTGGGATGACTCTGCTGTTGGAGCCATCGATAAAGTTGTTCTTAAGCTCAGAGAAAATGACAATACAGTCAACATTATCGGCTTAGATTCTGCCAGCAAAAATCTCGTAGATAAGCTGGCAATCTTCCAGAATCAAGATGCAAAACCATCAGGAAGCTAA
- a CDS encoding SMP-30/gluconolactonase/LRE family protein: MVRKLELVFDANAELGEGPFWDNKKELLYWVDIDKRKVCTHNPRKNESREVVLSQKVSAIIPALGKNRAVVALENGFHYLDLDSGELQAIFDPEEHLPANRFNDGKCDAKGRFWAGTMSTSDEKEKAALYCLDKDGSITKKVDKLSTSNGLAWSLDNKYLYLIDTPVQKVYQFDFHLDSGDIDKKKAIIDFSDEEGFPDGMTIDEEGMLWIAHWGGGQVSRWDPNSGKKLESINVPAPNVTSCAFGGENLNELYITTARTGMSSEDLEKFPLSGALFTCKMDVKGFPGNYFGG; encoded by the coding sequence ATGGTTCGTAAATTAGAACTTGTGTTTGATGCGAATGCAGAATTAGGCGAAGGACCTTTTTGGGATAATAAGAAAGAACTGTTGTATTGGGTTGATATTGATAAGAGAAAAGTTTGTACCCATAATCCGCGCAAAAATGAAAGTAGGGAAGTAGTACTTTCACAAAAAGTCAGTGCCATTATTCCAGCCCTTGGCAAGAATAGAGCAGTTGTTGCGTTGGAAAATGGCTTTCACTATTTAGACTTGGACAGCGGGGAATTGCAGGCGATATTTGATCCAGAGGAGCATTTGCCTGCTAACAGGTTTAATGACGGGAAATGCGACGCAAAAGGACGTTTCTGGGCAGGAACAATGAGTACAAGTGATGAGAAGGAGAAAGCAGCATTATATTGTTTAGATAAAGATGGATCCATAACGAAGAAGGTCGATAAGTTAAGTACTTCTAATGGTTTGGCTTGGTCTTTAGACAATAAGTACCTCTATCTTATTGATACACCTGTACAAAAGGTATATCAGTTTGATTTTCATTTAGATTCTGGGGACATTGATAAAAAGAAAGCTATCATTGATTTTTCAGATGAAGAAGGCTTCCCAGATGGAATGACGATAGATGAAGAAGGAATGCTGTGGATTGCCCATTGGGGAGGCGGACAGGTCTCAAGATGGGATCCAAACAGTGGAAAGAAATTAGAGAGCATAAATGTGCCCGCACCGAATGTCACTTCCTGTGCGTTTGGCGGTGAAAATTTAAATGAACTATATATCACAACAGCACGAACAGGTATGAGTTCAGAGGATCTGGAAAAGTTTCCGTTATCAGGAGCCCTTTTTACATGCAAAATGGATGTGAAAGGATTTCCTGGGAATTATTTTGGCGGCTGA
- a CDS encoding prenyltransferase/squalene oxidase repeat-containing protein, whose translation MITLETELIVMEQKRRVAELASLQHKDGSFHFRFQGSLMTDAFFIITCRALDMKTEEANIKLLVDSLQASQQKEGYWKAYQDEPNGHLSATIIAYTALLYSGYVNRTDENMKKAKTFIVENGGISKAHFMIRWMLSVNGLYPWSKMIYVPMTFLLLPSFQPLNFFQFSAYARIHFIPMLLASNKKFTIKDGNKPDLSDLHIRNDETSPAIDYIEDERSPFSFVWKEMKRIGKWPSYLHQLGYYYAEKYILDRLEEDGTLYSYASATFFMIYGLLSLGYRKDSPIIQKAMSGLSALIDKKGTYAHLENSTSTVWDTALISYSLQEAGCLPSDELISKSVDYLLKKQHTKLGDWHVHNKGTSPGGWGFSDINTNNPDNDDTSAALRALTRSTTNSKVIHAAWQRGTNFLLSMQNKDGGWGAFEKNTDWELLQHVPIENAKDAAVDPSTPDLTGRVLEYLGNFSGLTANHPHVKASVQWLQDNQEKDGSWYGRWGVCYIYGTWAAITGLRAAGFSKKHASIAKGVKWLKSVQRQDGGWGESCRSSEKRTFISLPFSTDSQTAWAIDALVAAGESKSEAVTRGLKFLLTKNKDTESIYPTGIGLPGQFYIHYHSYNKIYPLLAISHYLQSLKSTTSV comes from the coding sequence GTGATTACTTTGGAAACAGAACTGATTGTTATGGAACAAAAACGGAGAGTAGCTGAACTTGCGAGCCTGCAACATAAAGACGGCTCCTTTCACTTTCGTTTTCAAGGCAGTTTAATGACAGATGCCTTCTTTATCATTACATGCAGGGCGCTGGATATGAAAACAGAGGAAGCAAACATTAAGCTACTTGTTGATTCATTGCAAGCCTCGCAACAGAAGGAAGGCTATTGGAAAGCATATCAAGATGAACCGAACGGCCATTTATCTGCAACAATTATCGCTTATACTGCGCTTTTATATTCCGGATATGTGAATCGTACCGATGAAAATATGAAAAAAGCAAAAACCTTTATAGTGGAGAACGGAGGCATTTCTAAGGCACATTTTATGATTAGGTGGATGCTTTCAGTCAATGGACTTTATCCTTGGTCTAAAATGATATACGTTCCCATGACTTTTTTGCTGCTGCCTTCCTTCCAACCACTTAATTTCTTTCAATTCAGCGCATATGCACGTATCCATTTCATCCCGATGCTCCTTGCCTCTAATAAAAAATTCACCATCAAAGATGGTAACAAACCAGACCTAAGCGACCTACATATTAGAAACGACGAAACTTCCCCTGCCATTGATTATATAGAAGATGAAAGATCTCCTTTTTCGTTTGTTTGGAAGGAAATGAAAAGGATTGGGAAATGGCCCAGCTACCTTCATCAGCTTGGCTATTACTATGCAGAGAAATATATATTAGACCGGCTTGAGGAGGACGGAACATTATACAGCTATGCAAGTGCAACTTTTTTTATGATTTACGGGCTTCTGTCACTCGGCTATCGTAAAGACTCACCAATTATCCAAAAGGCTATGTCAGGACTCTCCGCCCTTATTGACAAGAAAGGAACATATGCCCATTTGGAGAATTCAACAAGCACGGTATGGGACACAGCTTTGATTAGCTACAGCCTGCAAGAAGCAGGCTGTTTACCAAGCGATGAGTTAATCTCCAAATCTGTTGACTATCTTTTAAAAAAGCAGCATACAAAATTAGGAGACTGGCATGTTCATAATAAAGGGACCTCTCCTGGGGGCTGGGGGTTCTCTGATATTAATACAAATAATCCAGATAATGATGACACCTCTGCTGCATTAAGAGCCTTAACAAGATCAACCACCAATAGTAAAGTCATTCACGCGGCCTGGCAGCGTGGGACTAACTTTCTGCTGTCCATGCAAAACAAAGATGGTGGTTGGGGAGCGTTCGAAAAAAATACAGATTGGGAGCTTCTTCAGCATGTGCCGATTGAAAATGCCAAAGATGCTGCTGTCGACCCATCTACACCTGACTTGACAGGCAGAGTACTTGAATATTTAGGAAATTTTTCCGGGTTAACTGCAAACCACCCTCACGTAAAAGCCTCTGTTCAATGGCTTCAAGATAATCAAGAGAAAGATGGCTCTTGGTACGGACGCTGGGGTGTTTGCTATATTTATGGTACATGGGCAGCAATCACTGGATTACGGGCTGCTGGCTTCTCCAAAAAACATGCGAGTATAGCAAAAGGTGTCAAATGGTTGAAATCCGTTCAAAGACAGGATGGTGGCTGGGGTGAATCATGCCGAAGCAGTGAAAAGCGCACCTTTATCTCCCTTCCTTTTAGTACAGATTCCCAAACTGCCTGGGCAATTGATGCCCTGGTTGCCGCAGGTGAATCAAAAAGTGAGGCAGTTACAAGAGGACTAAAATTTCTTTTGACAAAAAACAAGGATACAGAGAGCATCTATCCAACAGGCATTGGACTGCCTGGACAATTCTATATTCATTACCATAGCTACAACAAAATCTATCCCTTATTGGCAATATCCCATTATTTGCAGTCACTAAAAAGCACAACTTCCGTATAG
- the ileS gene encoding isoleucine--tRNA ligase: MEKSQQQTQAEREKKIRLFWEQEHIFEKSVEARQNQESFVFYEGPPTANGMPHVGHALGRTIKDIIARYQTMAGKQVVRKAGWDTHGLPVELGVEKALGISGKQAIEEYGVEAFIQKCKESVFSYEKQWRDFTKELGYWVDMENPYMTMSNEYIESVWHILGTIHDKGLLYKGHKVSPYCPSCQTSLSSHEVAQGYKDVKDLSATVKFKLKGRDNEFILGWTTTPWTLPANVALAVNSKLEYVRIQTGSEILITAKALAQKAMSADSVILETLEGSDLLGLHYEAPFSFTTVEKGHYVVHGDFVTADSGTGIVHIAPAYGEDDYRLVQENDLSFVQVVDGSGKYTKAVTPLAGRFVKDCDVDIIKLLHEKGLLFHKEKYEHSYPHCWRCDSPLLYYALESWFIQTTAVKEAMIANNQQVNWYPDHIKDGRFGNFLEQLVDWNISRSRYWGTPLNVWECPACKKQTAPKSIADLANLTDSNLGELELHKPYVDKVTFPCASCSTLMVRTPEVIDVWFDSGSMPFAQYHAPFENKELWKSQYPADVVVEGIDQTRGWFYSLLAVSTLYNGELPYRNVLATGHVLDENGQKMSKSKGNALDPVELIHEYGADSLRWALIEDSAPWNQKRFSVKNVQEAKSKLIDTLTSLHHFYTLYADIDGFNPQTTLMEASTLTLMDKWANSRLALTVSQVNKEMENFQLTNAARHIGNLLEDVSNWYIRRNRERFWSEGMTADKICAYHTLYNLLVQITKLLAPFTPFTAEDIHFKLTGRSVHLEDFPKSAESAIDLELEQEMNAVREIVELGRSIRHQTQVKTKQPLAMMAIISNDLASDVLRSFSEIIKSELNVKQIDWAESSKGYIQHSLKLHFKNAGKRLGKLANPANHALSNLTQKEIEYFLNNGHLSLNVDGQQVELQKEDVLVYKSASMSGYSEASNRNFTVIIDTSITAELAQEGLIRDFIRSVQDLRKQKNLPVEKRIDLKLGGSEEFLSLVREHESLISSGILMNNIYYQMSDYMVEMQVGDYQVFVSFD; this comes from the coding sequence ATGGAAAAAAGCCAACAGCAAACGCAAGCAGAAAGAGAGAAAAAGATACGCTTATTTTGGGAGCAGGAGCATATTTTTGAAAAGTCAGTTGAAGCAAGACAGAATCAAGAATCCTTTGTTTTCTACGAGGGTCCACCTACTGCTAATGGTATGCCACATGTAGGCCATGCACTTGGCAGAACAATTAAGGATATCATCGCACGTTACCAGACAATGGCAGGTAAGCAGGTTGTCCGCAAGGCTGGCTGGGACACACACGGTCTACCAGTTGAACTTGGCGTTGAGAAGGCTTTAGGCATCTCTGGTAAGCAAGCAATTGAAGAATATGGAGTAGAGGCATTTATTCAAAAATGTAAGGAAAGCGTCTTTTCCTATGAAAAGCAATGGCGGGATTTTACGAAGGAATTAGGCTATTGGGTAGACATGGAAAATCCCTATATGACCATGAGCAATGAATACATTGAGTCTGTGTGGCATATCCTCGGCACCATTCATGACAAAGGACTGCTATACAAAGGACATAAGGTTTCTCCCTACTGCCCAAGCTGTCAAACATCCTTAAGCTCCCATGAGGTTGCGCAAGGCTATAAAGATGTGAAAGACTTGAGCGCAACTGTTAAATTTAAACTAAAAGGCAGGGATAACGAGTTTATCCTCGGTTGGACGACAACGCCTTGGACTTTACCAGCAAATGTTGCGCTTGCGGTTAACTCCAAGCTTGAATATGTTCGGATACAGACAGGTTCTGAAATCCTTATCACAGCTAAAGCGCTTGCCCAAAAAGCTATGTCAGCAGACAGCGTTATTCTCGAAACATTAGAAGGCAGCGACTTGCTCGGACTTCACTATGAAGCACCGTTTTCCTTCACCACTGTCGAAAAGGGCCATTATGTCGTCCACGGAGATTTTGTTACAGCAGACAGTGGAACAGGTATTGTCCATATTGCACCTGCATACGGGGAAGACGATTATCGTCTTGTTCAGGAAAATGATCTGTCCTTCGTTCAAGTCGTTGATGGGAGTGGTAAATATACAAAAGCAGTCACTCCATTAGCAGGCAGATTTGTTAAAGACTGTGACGTGGATATCATCAAGCTGCTGCATGAAAAAGGCTTATTATTTCATAAAGAAAAATATGAACATTCCTATCCTCATTGCTGGCGATGTGACTCTCCCCTTCTTTATTATGCGCTTGAAAGCTGGTTCATCCAAACAACGGCTGTCAAGGAAGCAATGATAGCAAATAACCAGCAGGTAAACTGGTATCCAGACCATATAAAGGATGGACGCTTCGGAAATTTTCTTGAGCAATTGGTAGATTGGAACATCAGCCGCAGCAGGTATTGGGGAACACCTTTAAATGTTTGGGAATGTCCTGCATGTAAAAAACAAACAGCTCCAAAAAGCATCGCTGATTTAGCGAACCTAACAGACAGTAATTTGGGTGAGCTTGAGCTTCATAAGCCCTATGTTGATAAAGTTACATTCCCTTGTGCTTCCTGTAGCACGCTGATGGTGCGCACACCTGAGGTAATCGACGTTTGGTTCGACAGTGGCTCCATGCCCTTTGCACAATATCATGCACCATTTGAAAACAAAGAACTATGGAAAAGCCAGTATCCAGCAGATGTAGTTGTTGAGGGCATTGACCAAACACGCGGCTGGTTTTATTCCTTATTAGCTGTATCCACACTTTATAATGGAGAGCTGCCATATAGAAATGTATTAGCAACAGGCCATGTACTTGATGAAAATGGGCAGAAAATGTCTAAAAGCAAAGGAAATGCACTCGATCCAGTTGAGCTTATCCATGAATATGGAGCCGACTCATTAAGATGGGCATTAATTGAAGACAGCGCTCCATGGAACCAGAAAAGATTTTCCGTTAAAAATGTCCAAGAAGCAAAGTCTAAACTAATCGATACATTAACAAGCCTCCACCATTTTTATACGCTGTATGCTGACATTGATGGATTTAATCCACAAACAACACTTATGGAAGCTAGTACGTTAACATTAATGGACAAATGGGCTAATTCTCGTCTTGCTTTGACTGTTTCGCAAGTAAATAAGGAAATGGAAAACTTCCAGCTGACAAATGCTGCAAGGCATATCGGCAATTTGCTTGAGGATGTCAGCAACTGGTATATCCGTCGAAACAGAGAACGGTTTTGGAGTGAAGGAATGACCGCAGACAAAATCTGCGCTTACCATACCCTTTATAATTTGCTTGTACAAATAACAAAGCTGCTTGCACCATTTACGCCTTTTACAGCTGAAGATATACATTTTAAACTGACAGGAAGAAGTGTTCATTTGGAGGATTTTCCAAAAAGCGCTGAATCGGCCATTGATTTAGAGCTTGAGCAGGAAATGAACGCAGTCAGAGAAATTGTAGAGCTTGGCAGAAGTATTCGCCATCAGACTCAAGTCAAAACAAAACAGCCTTTGGCCATGATGGCAATCATTTCAAACGATCTAGCCTCTGATGTACTGCGAAGCTTTAGTGAAATCATCAAGAGTGAACTGAATGTGAAACAGATAGATTGGGCCGAATCGAGCAAAGGATATATACAGCATAGCCTTAAGCTTCACTTTAAAAATGCCGGCAAGCGCCTCGGCAAGCTGGCAAATCCCGCTAATCATGCCCTCTCCAATCTCACACAGAAAGAGATTGAGTATTTTCTTAACAATGGGCACTTGAGTTTAAATGTGGATGGACAGCAAGTAGAGCTTCAAAAAGAAGATGTGCTTGTTTATAAGTCTGCTTCTATGTCAGGCTATAGTGAGGCATCAAATAGGAACTTTACTGTTATAATAGATACGAGCATCACCGCTGAGTTGGCACAGGAAGGTCTCATAAGAGATTTTATTCGCTCTGTTCAAGACTTACGAAAGCAGAAAAACCTACCTGTGGAAAAGCGTATTGATCTTAAGCTTGGCGGGTCTGAGGAATTTCTTTCACTAGTAAGAGAACACGAGAGCCTTATCAGCAGTGGAATTCTTATGAATAACATCTATTATCAGATGTCAGATTATATGGTTGAAATGCAAGTAGGCGACTATCAGGTTTTTGTTTCTTTTGATTAA